In Pseudoalteromonas sp. MM1, a single window of DNA contains:
- the rsxB gene encoding electron transport complex subunit RsxB, which yields MTLIYALIALGSLALVFGLILGFAAIRFRVEGDPIVEQIDTILPQTQCGQCGYPGCRPYAEAIANGDEINKCPPGGEATVKKLADLMGVEPKPLAGGEQAEPIKTVAYIREDECIGCTKCIQACPVDAIVGATRQMHTVLIEECTGCDLCVEPCPVDCIDMLPVAETKQNWKWQLDAIPVTQID from the coding sequence ATGACCTTAATATATGCCTTGATAGCGCTTGGCTCGCTAGCGCTTGTTTTTGGACTTATTTTAGGCTTTGCAGCTATTCGCTTTCGTGTAGAAGGCGACCCAATTGTTGAGCAAATAGATACCATTTTACCGCAAACCCAGTGTGGCCAGTGTGGCTACCCAGGCTGTCGTCCCTACGCTGAGGCAATTGCCAACGGGGATGAAATTAATAAATGCCCTCCAGGCGGTGAAGCAACGGTTAAAAAACTGGCCGATTTAATGGGCGTTGAGCCTAAACCGCTTGCCGGTGGTGAGCAAGCAGAGCCGATAAAAACAGTGGCCTATATTCGCGAAGACGAGTGCATAGGCTGTACTAAGTGTATTCAGGCATGCCCTGTGGATGCCATTGTTGGTGCTACACGCCAAATGCACACTGTATTAATAGAAGAATGTACCGGCTGCGATTTATGTGTAGAGCCCTGCCCTGTAGATTGCATTGATATGCTGCCTGTAGCCGAAACAAAACAAAACTGGAAATGGCAACTTGATGCTATTCCTGTCACGCAAATAGATTAG